The segment AGAGTTTTGAGGAAGCTCCAGAAGACTACCATCTTTTATATCAATTACCTACTGGTGGTGGTAAAACGGTTATTTTTTCTGAAATAGTTAGGGAGTACCTTCGTACCCGAAACAAAAAAGTATTGGTATTAACACACCGGATTGAGCTTTGCAAGCAAACATCAAAAATGTTAACCGAATTTGGTGTGGTTAACAAAGTAATTAACAGCACTGCCAATCTTGAGGACCAAGATCAATACAGCTGCTTTGTCGCAATGGTGGAAACCCTCAACAACCGCTTGCGAGATAATATGCTAGATATTTCGGATATTGGGTTGGTTATTATTGATGAAGCACACTACAACTCCTTTACCAAACTCTTTAAGTATTTTGACAAATCATTCTTATTAGGAGTTACAGCAACCCCATTAAGCTCTAATATTGAGCTTCCTATGAAAGATAATTATGATGAGCTTATTGTAGGGGAAAGTATCCCAGCCTTGATTGAAAATGAATTTTTGGCTCAAGCTCTTAATTACTCCTATAATGTAGGGCTTACTTCGCTCGTAGTAGGATCTAATGGAGATTATACTGTTCAATCTTCTGACGATTTATACACAGGAACCGACATGTTAAGTCGTTTGTTACAATCGTATGAAGAGCGTAGTAAAGGCAAAAAAACATTGATTTTCAACAATGGTATCAATACCTCACTGTATGTGTATGATACCTTTAAGCGAGCCGGATATCCTGTTATGCATTTGGACAATACAGCTTCAAAAAAAGAACGTAAAATGATATTGAAATGGTTTAGGGAAACACCTGATGCCATATTAACTTCTGTAAGTATTTTAACAACAGGGTTTGATGAACCTACAGTGGATACTATTATTTTAAATCGTGCTACACGTTCTTTGACCTTGTATTACCAAATGATAGGTCGTGGATCCAGAATCACCAACAATAAATCTACCTTTAATGTAATCGATTTAGGGAACAATTTTCACCGTTTCGGTGCTTGGGGAGAAGATTTGGACTGGCAACGAATTTTTAAATCACCAAAATATTTTTTAGACAACTTAATAGATGATGAGGAACTAGAGAGTAGTTTTAAATATGAAATGCCCGATGAATTACGAGAACAATTCTCTAATTCTGAAGATGTATATTTTAATGTTAAAAGGGCTTATATAGAGTCGGTAAAAAATGGTGAATCAACTAAAGTTATTTTAGAGCGTTCTATTGAGCATCACGCTAAAATATGTATTGAAAATAGTGAGGATGTGTTTGATGCACTAATTCTTGCTAAGGAATTAGGAGACGATATAGACTATCGTATTGAACGATATACTAAATGTATTAGCAAGAGTACGCATAACTTTGTAAGCTGGTTAAAAAACGATTACAGGTTAAAGTTGCGTTCGTATTTACGAGAAAATTTTGATCAAGTTTTTGAAGAAATTCACGGGTATCCACCTGAAGAATAAATTAGTTTTACTGAAATGTCCAAGCAACAATTCTACTTTTTTTATTTCCTTGCGACATATCAATTATTTTATAAGTCGCATTTGCTTTCTTTAAGGACTTTTGTATCTTAGGTAGATTTTCACTTTTTGAAACCAAAGACGTAAACCAACCAACCTGATTTTTAAAGTCTACACTTTGTTTAATCATTCTTTTTATAAAAAGTTTTTCTCCACCATTGCACCATAACTCATTTGCTTGTCCGCCAAAGTTTGAAGTTTTTGTTGCAGAATATCCTAAATTTTCCATTTTCTGCTTCGCTTTTTTAACCGCTTTTTCTTCTGAACTGTAAAAAGGAGGGTTGCACATAGAAAAATGATAATACTCATCTTTTTTTACAATGCCCTTAAAAATATTAGCATTATTTTTTTGGTGAAGTATTTCAATTTTGTTTTTTAAATCAGGAGTAGCTTCAATATTTTGTAAAGCAACTTTTACTGAATTTTCGTGTATATCGGAGCCTACCATATTCCAATTATAAAGGCGTGATCCTAAAATAGGGTAAATACAACTAGAACCTACTCCAATATCCAATCCAGTTATAGAACTTTCAGTACTATTTTCTGAGATCAAATCATGTAAATGGTGTATGTAATCTGCTCTACCCGGAATAGGTGGACAAAGGTAATCTTTCGGGATATGCCAATCTTGGATATTATAATCTCGTTTTAGTATCGCTTTGTTTAAATGAAAGACAGCTTCTCTATCGGAAAAATCTATTGTTTTAATACCATATCCATTAATAAAAATATGAGGAAATAATTCAGGATGAGATTCGCTTAAATCTGGAAAGTTATAGGAACTGTTATGTTTGTTTTTTTGATGCATTTTTTGGTTAGTTAGATTCTTTAAAATTAATATATGTTATAAAACTATGTAATACGTACAAACACTTACATATTTAGACAGCTATTTATTAACAAATTTTAACCAATCTAGAAGAGATTTATAATTTCAAATAGCTTTTTTAGCATTATATTTGCAGCGTTTAATAATAAAAGTGGCTATCTTATAAGACAAGGAAGACGATGTATGGAAAAGACAGAGCAAAAAAAAGAAAGCGGTTTAAAGCGAATGCATAAATATTACAGTCTCACTGGGTTTTACTCTTTTGTAGGTAAAAGCTTAAAGAAAAGTATTATTCCTATACTTTTATTTGTAGGAGTATTATTTTTAGTGGATTGGCTATTAATTGACTTTAGTGCATTCTTTACTCACGTCACTGAAACGTATCCACCTATTAGTGTTTTATTGGTCTTTTTTGCCAGTGAAACCTTATTGGGATTAATTCCACCTGAAATTTTCATTGCTTGGTCAAGCAA is part of the Marixanthomonas ophiurae genome and harbors:
- the rlmF gene encoding 23S rRNA (adenine(1618)-N(6))-methyltransferase RlmF, which encodes MHQKNKHNSSYNFPDLSESHPELFPHIFINGYGIKTIDFSDREAVFHLNKAILKRDYNIQDWHIPKDYLCPPIPGRADYIHHLHDLISENSTESSITGLDIGVGSSCIYPILGSRLYNWNMVGSDIHENSVKVALQNIEATPDLKNKIEILHQKNNANIFKGIVKKDEYYHFSMCNPPFYSSEEKAVKKAKQKMENLGYSATKTSNFGGQANELWCNGGEKLFIKRMIKQSVDFKNQVGWFTSLVSKSENLPKIQKSLKKANATYKIIDMSQGNKKSRIVAWTFQ
- a CDS encoding DEAD/DEAH box helicase, whose product is MASNNTVLKEKKTDKDLYNYQKGAISKIFKSFEEAPEDYHLLYQLPTGGGKTVIFSEIVREYLRTRNKKVLVLTHRIELCKQTSKMLTEFGVVNKVINSTANLEDQDQYSCFVAMVETLNNRLRDNMLDISDIGLVIIDEAHYNSFTKLFKYFDKSFLLGVTATPLSSNIELPMKDNYDELIVGESIPALIENEFLAQALNYSYNVGLTSLVVGSNGDYTVQSSDDLYTGTDMLSRLLQSYEERSKGKKTLIFNNGINTSLYVYDTFKRAGYPVMHLDNTASKKERKMILKWFRETPDAILTSVSILTTGFDEPTVDTIILNRATRSLTLYYQMIGRGSRITNNKSTFNVIDLGNNFHRFGAWGEDLDWQRIFKSPKYFLDNLIDDEELESSFKYEMPDELREQFSNSEDVYFNVKRAYIESVKNGESTKVILERSIEHHAKICIENSEDVFDALILAKELGDDIDYRIERYTKCISKSTHNFVSWLKNDYRLKLRSYLRENFDQVFEEIHGYPPEE